The Belonocnema kinseyi isolate 2016_QV_RU_SX_M_011 chromosome 10, B_treatae_v1, whole genome shotgun sequence genome has a window encoding:
- the LOC117181540 gene encoding B-cell receptor-associated protein 31, with translation MSLQWTLIASFLYVEIFVVLLLVLPVASPRRWQKLFRSRFLQSLSSQASMYFLVLLAILVLFLLDAIREMRKYSMSETAEHAHAHLDAEMQGNMRLFRAQRNFYISGFALFLSLVIRRLVILISAQATLLAQSEAAMRQAQSATTTAKSLLSQKTTGESAQNESNEAYDKAVSELKTQIKELQSKNIDLENELTKEKKDKTAIKSQADSLAKEYDRLNEEHSKMLQSGGDKKSD, from the exons atgagTTTACAATGGACGTTGATTGCGTCTTTCCTCTATGTGGAGATTTTCGTAGTCCTCTTGCTGGTGCTACCAGTAGCTTCTCCAAGAAGATGGCAAAAACTCTTCAGATCACGATTCCTTCAGAGTCTAAGCAGTCAAGCTTCAATGTATTTTCTCGTTCTGCTAGCAATTCTAGTCCTCTTTCTGTTAGATGCTATTCGGGAAATGAGGAAGTACTCTATGAGCGAAACTGCAGAACATGCCCATGCTCACTTGGACGCTGAAATGCAAG GAAACATGAGATTGTTCCGAGCTCAGAGAAATTTCTACATTTCCGGCTTCGCTCTCTTCTTGAGCCTCGTGATCCGACGCCTCGTGATTTTGATATCCGCCCAAGCAACTTTGTTGGCCCAGAGCGAAGCTGCCATGAGACAAGCCCAGTCAGCAACTACCACGGCGAAAAGTCTCTTGTCTCAGAAAACAACTGGAGAAAGCGCCCAGAACGAATCCAACGAAGCTTACGACAAGGCCGTGTCCGAACTCAAGACTCAGATCAAAGAACTGCAATCAAAGAATATCGATCTCGAGAACGAGTTGACCAAGGAAAAGAAGGACAAAACCGCGATCAAATCCCAAGCCGACTCTCTCGCGAAAGAATACGACCGTCTGAACGAAGAGCACTCGAAAATGCTGCAATCAGGCGGCGACAAGAAGAGCGACTAA